In Aedes albopictus strain Foshan chromosome 3, AalbF5, whole genome shotgun sequence, the following are encoded in one genomic region:
- the LOC109418249 gene encoding small ribosomal subunit protein uS19 yields MADTTEAEGVKKKRAFRKFTYRGVDLDQLLDMKQDLLMELMHSRAKRRLNRGTRRKPVALIKKLRKAKKNAPPNEKPAIVKTHLRNMIIVPEMVGSIVGIYNGKTFNQVEVKPEMIGHYLGEFSLTYKPVKHGRPGIGATHSSRFIPLK; encoded by the coding sequence ATGGCCGATACGACCGAAGCCGAGGGAGTTAAGAAGAAGCGCGCGTTCCGCAAATTCACCTACCGCGGAGTGGATTTGGACCAGCTTCTCGATATGAAGCAGGATCTTCTGATGGAGCTGATGCACAGCCGTGCCAAGCGCCGCCTCAACCGTGGAACCCGCAGGAAGCCGGTGGCCCTCATCAAGAAGCTGCGCAAAGCCAAGAAGAACGCCCCGCCGAATGAGAAGCCGGCCATCGTCAAGACCCATCTGCGTAACATGATCATCGTCCCGGAGATGGTCGGTTCGATCGTTGGTATTTACAACGGCAAGACCTTCAACCAGGTCGAAGTTAAGCCGGAAATGATCGGCCACTACCTTGGGGAGTTCTCGCTGACCTACAAGCCGGTCAAGCACGGTAGGCCCGGTATCGGTGCCACCCACAGCTCCCGTTTCATTCCTCTGAAGTAG
- the LOC109418247 gene encoding sperm axonemal maintenance protein CFAP97D1, with translation MLTKKEKLLIRPWQMQRYYNHRIKVETAVPAIDYHPPPARAHITQKLKKLQKERERTEKIERDNIRLLQRLGAIMSKKRLDNIWTHARPNFLSREYIYPIRPKTTGTMPIDQGLRRRSSARPLDETGAESETQESSSSGRPIRCSACSNRSATATYKPNKVVPEERIPWAPQRTTTNRKLLKEAESEPHVCCRFCCCK, from the exons ATGTTGACCAAGAAGGAAAAGCTGCTGATTCGCCCGTGGCAGATGCAACGGTACTACAACCATCGGATCAAGGTGGAAACAGCGGTTCCGGCAATCGATTATCATCCGCCTCCGGCCCGGGCGCACATCACCCAGAAgttgaaaaaactccagaaggaacggGAACGGACGGAAAAGATCGAACGGGACAACATTCGGCTGCTGCAGCGGTTGGGTGCCATCATGAGCAAGAAACGACTGGACAACATCTGGACGCACGCTAGGCCTAA TTTCCTTAGCCGCGAGTACATCTACCCGATACGTCCGAAAACAACCGGGACAATGCCAATCGACCAGGGCCTGCGACGTCGATCGTCAGCCAGACCCCTTGACGAAACCGGTGCCGAATCGGAAACCCAGGAATCATCATCCTCCGGTCGACCGATACGCTGTAGTGCCTGTAGCAATCGTTCCGCCACCGCCACTTACAAACCGAACAAGGTCGTGCCCGAAGAACGTATTCCCTGGGCGCCGCAGAGGACAACGACCAACCGAAAGCTGCTCAAGGAAGCCGAATCGGAACCGCACGTCTGCTGTCGCTTCTGTTGCTGCAAATGA